In the genome of Nitrosopumilus sp., the window AACCAACACCAGAACCAACACCAGAACCAACACCAGAACCAACACCAGAACCAACTTCCGATGATCCTTTCGAAGGAATCAACGATGATGATATTGCAACTTATTCAGATTTGTTTGATGTTCCTCCACCTGAAAATGATAAACAGGCAACTGATTTGGCTAACAAAATTCGTCAGTGGATTAAAAATGGCAGACTACAATCTGGAGAGTCTGTAGATGATGTTAAAGACGAAGAGATACAAAAGCATGATAAAGAAGAACCCAAAAAGAAAAAAGGCAGGTTCGGGTTCTTTAAACGATGAAACTTAAAACAAAAAACTTACTTACTTTGGGAGAACTATCCCCAAAGGAATTTGCAGGACTAATTGATGATTCCATCAAACTAAAAAAACAACTCAAAAAAGGCCAGAACAAACCTCTTCTAAAAAACAAAACACTGACAATGATATTTCAAAAGCCGTCTACTCGAACACGTGTAAGTTTTGAAGTTGGCATGTATCAGCTGGGAGGACATGCAGTCAATCTATCATCAAATGATATGCAGCTGTCTCGAGGCGAATCAGTTGAAGACACTGCAAAAACTCTTTCACGATACTCTGATTGTATAATGGCACGTGTTTATGATCATGAATTGCTTGAGACGTTATCTGAACATGCCAGCATTCCCGTAATCAACGGTCTTTCTGATACTTTTCATCCTTGCCAAATACTCGCAGACTTTATGACAATCAAAGAAAAAAAGAAAAAGATAAAGGGATTAAAAATTGCCTGGATTGGTGATGGGAACAATGTTTGCAACTCTATGATTTACGGCGCAGCATTAGCTGGTGTCACTATGGCTGTTGCAACACCCAAAGGATTTGAACCAGACAAGGACGTAGTGAAAAAATCCCAAAAATCTACAAAGATTGAACTGACAACTGATCCCTTTGCTGCTGCAAAAGATGCAGATGTTATAGTTGCAGATACTTTTGCATCTATCCATAATCTTGATAAGAAAAGATTACAAAAATTCTTGCCAAAATACCAAGTCAATGACAAACTAATGAAGGCTGCAAAAAAAGATGCGATCTTTTTGCATTGTCTTCCTGCAAAGAGAGAACAAGAGGTTACCTCATCAGTAATTGATGGACCTCAGTCTGTTGTTTGGGATGAGGCAGAAAACCG includes:
- the argF gene encoding ornithine carbamoyltransferase, producing MKLKTKNLLTLGELSPKEFAGLIDDSIKLKKQLKKGQNKPLLKNKTLTMIFQKPSTRTRVSFEVGMYQLGGHAVNLSSNDMQLSRGESVEDTAKTLSRYSDCIMARVYDHELLETLSEHASIPVINGLSDTFHPCQILADFMTIKEKKKKIKGLKIAWIGDGNNVCNSMIYGAALAGVTMAVATPKGFEPDKDVVKKSQKSTKIELTTDPFAAAKDADVIVADTFASIHNLDKKRLQKFLPKYQVNDKLMKAAKKDAIFLHCLPAKREQEVTSSVIDGPQSVVWDEAENRLHTQKALLAALIRA